In Drosophila nasuta strain 15112-1781.00 unplaced genomic scaffold, ASM2355853v1 ctg43_pilon, whole genome shotgun sequence, the genomic window TTTTTGCTCGCAATCATGATGTCatccatatatattattactttatctTGCCTGATTAGGTCATCgaaaattttattcataaaacGTTGAAACACTGCTGAAGCGTTTTTAATCCCCATGGGCAtccttttaaattcaaattgtccTAACGGAGTGACAAATGATGTGTATTTGATTGACGTTTCTTCCACGTAAACATGGAAGTAACCATTTTTTAAATCTAACTTTGTGAAGATTGCTTTGTTTACTAATTTGTCTAGCAAGTCATCAATTAAAGGTAGTGGATAGTTGTCCTTTATTAGTACTTTGTTTAGTTTCCGAAAATCTATACATAACCGTAAATCTCCTGTCTTCTTTTTAACTAATACAATTGGCGAGGCAAACTGTGAGTCACTCGGtcttattatttcattttctatataCTCATCTAACATCTTGagaagtttttcttttcagtgTATGATAATCGTCTGGGCGAACAACTGAAAGGCTTATCATCGCTTAAcgatattttcatttcgcacCTAATTATTGGAACATCTGGCCTTTTAGTTTTTACATATGTGTCCTCGAACATCTTTACAAATTGACAACGTGTCTTAAAATCTATATCTTCTCCATAATTATAAACTTGTTCTTGATCTTCTACAATCTGAATATTGAACATGTCTTTGTCAAAACTATCTACCAATTCCGGCCCATCACATTGTTTTATGTGCAGTTTATCGCAATCTTGTTGTCTAATTATATTTTGCCTGTTTTCTGTTGAAAAGTCTTTTTCGCTCTTAACTATTTTCTTATCCGTAGAAACTCCTGGATTcctttttacaatttctgcTTCAGCTAATAATTTCATAACagctttttcatttaaattatcgTCCTCAATAAATTGATCGTCTAACTGCTGTGATTTGGCGTCAATATCATTTAACAGTTGTGATTCACTATCATTGTCTCTTAATAATTGTGATTTGGCATAATTATCTTCTAACAGTTGTGACTTATCATAAACATTTCCTAACAGCTGTGATTCATTGTTCAAACTGTTATCGTTAACAGGATGTGTCTCTAACAGTTGCTTAACAGTCGCAGTCTGTCCCCTAACAGTTTCGTTGCTTAACATCGGACAGTTAACAGTTTCTGCTTTTAACAGTGGTTGTAGACTAGACTCATATCTTACAGTGTGGGTAGAGGTTTCTGTTATCCGTTGACTAACCATATGTGATTGTTCAGAAAACTTTGCgttatctttctttttatgGCATCGAAATCTTTTAGGGCctctaaattgaaatttatgccgCATGTATGCATGAAGTCCCTACCTAACACTGCTTTATAACTCATAGACTCATCGTCGACTATTagtaaatcaaaattaaattttatttttcttttcattacaAAACAAGATACTATtccaaatgtatttaatttgcttttattaattcCAACATAGTGATCATTGACTGGTTTATCcagtggtatatttaatgGAAATGATGATTTCTTCAGAAATGAAATAGGGCTTCCTGAGTCTATGAGGCATTCTGcagtaataaacaaattaggttggcttgaaaaataaatattaaaatgtcttacataattgttgttgagcCCGGTGTTTACGTTGAGTACACCAACacccttcttcttcttcttgcatTCCGCTATGAAATGACCCATCTCTCCGCACGCATAGCATGATCCCGGCTCCCTCTTCGGCTTGCGGCACTCCTTAGCAAGATGACCTCTGGAATTACAGTTGTGGCATCGCCTGTTGTTATCCTCCTCCGTCGTCTTGGTGCCTCCCATTCCATCGTACTTCGGAAGACATATGTGCGCAAAGGCTTGTAACATTTGTTCTGGATCTCCGAATCTCTGAATACGCGCTTGGTTACGTAAGTTCAGCGACGGTATTCCTTCGATGATCTGCTCCAAAAGCTCATCGTTGTCCAATTTGATCGATTGCGCTAAAACGATCTTTTCTTCGAAATACACTGTAAAACGctcattttgttgccatttccGCTGCTCAAACTTTCGTCGTAGCTCCGCCTTCGAAGCTCCAGTGCCGAATGCTAATATCAATTGGTCGCACAGTGTTTGGAAAGGCTCACGCAAGCGAGTCGGGTTTGCATGGAGCCAGTGCTGAGCATttccttttaattttatggcTAATAGCATACGAAGCGACTCCTCATCAAGCTTGCACATGGCTGCAACGCTTTTGAGTTGGCTTACCCAAATCCGCGCACATGACTTCCTTCGAACTCCAGCGTAACCTCCTTtgcgagtgcgagcgagacagcTGATCCACTTCTTATTTCGTTTAgctcatttttttcttctctagCACTGCCCGTTACGTTTTCAGTGCTGCCCATAGCTTGATATACAGAAtcgctgtttttgttgttgtcgttgttgtcgcctAACTTTGCGATTTCTGACGCCGACTGTTGCGCAGCTGTGCACAAATCGAGTACGTGTGTGGCGCCGTTGTTGTATGTGTCGATCCCGTTactgttgttcttgctgttgctgtcgccgaAAATCGCGACTACTGGCGCCGACTGCTGTGCAGCTGCGCGTACAAACTGTGTGGCGCCGTCGTTGTATGTGTCGATCCCGTTAccgttgttcttgttgttgccgtcgctGAGATTCGCGACTACTGGCGCCGACTGCTGTGCAGCTGCGCGCATAAACTGTGtggcgccgttgttgttgtctaaaTCTGTTGTACTTATAGACAATTGATGCGCAACTGTGTTGTTCTGAGCATATCGCAATTCTTCTTTGCTCAATCGTAATTCTTCCTGTAGCTTCTGAATCGTGTCTAGCAATTCCTGGTGGACACTCTCTCCTGGGCTAGAACCTTCGCGAACATTTTGATTCTGCTCATAGCGCTCATTGTTGTTGGACGATCCACTTTCCTGGCCAGGCAGAACACTTGCAACGCTTAAAAAATCGTCGCTTCCCGATTGCATCTCCTCAAACATCTCCGGCGAGGCATCGAGCAATCGCGATATCAACTCTGCCTTACTGCCTGTCGTGGGCAAACCCAGCGCCGTCAGCCACTTCTTCAGTTGTGCCGTGGTGTACTTCTCGAATGTAGGcgtgttcattttttttttgatttgtcgATCCCACTTCTGAAAATTGTGGTAGTCTCGCGCACACAATAAAACAATCTCAATGCAGTTCAAACGTCCGATTTATTTCGCTGCTCGATCAAGACTGACCGCGTAGCTTAATTCTGTATAACATAAAATGTGCAATCGATAAAGAGAGCCAATACCGAGAGAGAGTTCGGATGTTCGGATAGCCGAGAGAGCGTTAAGTTaatatgtacatgtgtatgtgtatgtaggcacacgtcctactacattttttattttttgcaactttaatttagacaactacctcacaacagcagattttaatcgagagttcaatcgaagatgtaaaatctgaaagaaggtagttactctttgaattccacaagtctttagcatgaaattgaccaatttccttgccctctaaattttctaataggtatAAGGCCTGTCCAATTTTTCGCTTTACTCGTGCTTTAAGGCCGACTGGTGCAagcttagcgttgaaattgtttgccatattgctcagtacccagttacgcttaattactgtctggccaacttcaaaggttcGTTGTTTAGTACGAAGGCTATACGATCTCTGATTCCTTTCATATGCcttttcagatatttgtgaatatcagcacgGATTTTAGAGAATTTATCGGCACGGTCGATTCGAGCAGTTCCTTCActtaagagattcaaattttaagtactgtgtagtctttaccatgcgtcatcatatgctgcccaaatacaacatagtacggtgacgcgcctatcgattgatgtatgttattgcgtagagcacaattgatactgctaacatatatagtaatatatccaccaccagaataatttctcgtacgtgacaaacactcataattattccctatcttccaaattctttcccacaagtcaaatcataaacataaacacttgtCGCGACGGCACCGACTGTCACAAATAGaaagatcctattacattggcgatcgtGCCACTTCCAAAAATCCAAAGTCCATTAAAACTTTCCgtttgcaacttgaggactcagcattactgcactaacacaaacacaaaactttCATGTTAGAGCCCAACATATTGTGAGTTTAGTTTTAAGACACTTTCCTCATTcaagacgcgtagcccgcgactttataaataaaaataaagtagtctattaagtaaacaaaaataaaatccttgcgttttattttttactgttcgtgcACCGCGAACTTATAATTGGCGCAGCCGGTAGGATACGTCGATCTAGTTACTGAATCAACAAAGCAGTCGTGAACCGCTAGAAGGACTTTAACATTGTCCCGGAGAACGCGTCCAAGTTGTGAACTAGCCAAAACGTATCCGTGAAAAACATCTACGTGCGTGAGTGCGTTATTAAACGGTAATTCAAAAAAACCTTGTAAAAATCCGTCATAATAAAAATCTCAAAACCCGAACCACGTGTGCAAATCAATAACAATTCAAAATGGCAACCGAATTAACTGAAGCACACTTAAACCAGTGtctaaatcaaatcaaacacgtGCCAGCGTTTGATAACGGAGCAGAAAACTTGTCGGCATTTATAAAGAGAATAGATTTCATTCTGTCTCTATACCCAACAACTGATGTACGCCAAAGCAGCGTAATCTTCGGTGCTATTGAGCGACAACTGGATGGAGAAGCCTTGCGTACCTCCCAGATTACTCAATCCAACAATTGGCTGTCGCTGAGATCGTCCTTAATCGAGGAATTCAAGACGCAAACACCTTATGAGGAGCTACTAAGAAGACTATACAATACCAATTGGAATGGAAGCCTACGTAAGTTCGTAGAAGAGCTCGAGAGAAAATCCTATATTATTAGCAATAAGTTAGCACTAGACACTGATGGTAGCAcagcaataatttataaaaatgcgttaaaaataacaacaaaaaatgtaataaccaGAAAATTACCAGACAGGATATACATGCCCTTAGCAAGGCATGATATAACTTCAATAAGCAAACTAAAAGCAGTTGCTCAAACAGAAGGTATTTATGAGTCTTATGAGACTCAGAATAAccaaaaaagtgaaaacaatagTCGTAGGAATCAAAATAGATCTTACGCAAACTATACAAACAATTCTCATTCAGATGATTCGTCCAATTCAAAACCACAAActaattattcaaattcaaatcagaataatcaaaatcttcaccaagaattcaataaaaaactaaaagaagctCAAACACAAAACCCTTATAACTATTCGAGGGATACTTCAACAAGCCGTGGGCCTAACCCACCGGTaaaaagacaaagagagagccAAAGCGGCCAGTTCAAAATGGAGCATGgtgaaaattttcatcaaaATGCCTCGGAACTAAATGCAGAACAAACACACCATACATAAgaatcaaaatgaatgaagtgaACCTAAAATGTATCATTGATACAGGTTCCTCAATAAaccttttaaaacaaaaatactttcagttttccaatttataaaaatccaATCAATGTTCAAACAATTAATGGCACTACCGAATTATCAGAAAGTATACTTTTTAGTCCCAGCAGACTTTGccctacaaaacaaaattttacattcataatttctcTGAAAATTATGATATGCTATTAGGAAGAGAATACTTAAAAGCCAGTAAATCCCAAATTGATTACGAAAATGGCACAGTTACATTaggagaatataaatttacatttcaaaacgaagaagaaaattcTGAAGAAACTTACACAGAAGATTGTGCAAATCCACCCTTGACCGAAGATAGGCCATTCAACTTCGCAATCGAAGATGAATTAAAAGAGTGTAATGAGTTCAGACTTGAACATCTCAACACGGAAGAagtagaaaaactaaaaaaggTTTTACATGAAGTTCGCGATATTCAGTACCGGGAAGGtgaaaatttgactttcacCAGTACAATtaagcattcaattcaaacgAAACACGAAGACCCAATATATAAAAGACCCTACAAGTATCCACAGGCTTACGATCAAGaggtcaataaacaaattaacgaaATGATAGAGCAGGGCATAATTAAGAAATCAAAATCCCCTATTGTTCACCCATCTGGATTGTTCCAAAGAAAATAGACGCTTCAGGAAAGCAAAAATTCCGGTTAGTCATTGACTACCGAAACCTCAATGAAATAACCATTGACGACAAATTCcccataccaaatatggatgAGATCCTAGACAAGttaggcaaatgccaatactTCACTACGATCGATCTTGCAAAGGGTTTCCATCAAATCCAAATGAATCCCGACTCAATTGCAAAACTGCCTTTTCAACCAAGCATGGTCACTACGAATTTACTCGTATGCCCTTTGGGCTTAAAAATGCTCCAGCGACTTTCCAGCGCTGTATGAATAACCTACTTGAAGATCTGATTTTCAAGGATTGTCTAGTTTACTTAGATGATATTATTATCTACTCCACTTCATTGGAAGAGCATATATCATCCATTTCGAAAGTCTTCTCAAAACTTCGggaagcaaatttgaaattacaattagacAAATGCGAATTCATGAAAAAGGAAACTGATTTCCTCGGGCATGTAATCACCACGCAAGgtataaaaccaaatccaaacaaaattaaggcaATTGTTGAATTCCCAATACCAAAGACaccaaaaagaaatcaaatcattccTAGGTTTATGCGGATTTTATCGCAAATTTATACCCAATTTCGCAAGTATTGTAAAACCCATGAcaacaaagttgaagaaaaacgccaccataaacataaaagatcCCACTTATGTatcagcatttgaaaaattcaaagttttaataacgtCCGATCCGATACTAGTTTATCCAAATTTCGAGAAACCATTCTCATTGACTACAGATGCTAGCAACTTCGCTATAGGCGCTGTTCTATCACAAGAACACAAACCCATTTGCTATGCAAGTCGAACTTTAAACGAACACGAATCAAACTATTCAGCTATAGAGAAAGAACTATTAGCTATCGTGTGGGCAACCAAATATTTCCGTTCTTACCTATTCGGTAGAAAATTCCAGATTTTAAGCGATCACAAGCCATTAGTTTGGCTCAGTAACATTAAAGAACCAAACATGAAATTACAAAGATGGAAAATCCGATTAAACGAATACGATTATCAAATCAAGTATTTACCAGGAAAGGAAAATAACGTAGCAGATGCACTTTcacgtataaaaatagaagagaatttCTTAGGAGAAGATGCAATTAGCACAGGAGCAACTATACATAGTGCTCAAGAGGACAGTCAATATCACATACCAATAACTGAAAGACCTTTAAACTAC contains:
- the LOC132797971 gene encoding uncharacterized protein LOC132797971: MLQAFAHICLPKYDGMGGTKTTEEDNNRRCHNCNSRGHLAKECRKPKREPGSCYACGEMGHFIAECKKKKKGVGVLNVNTGLNNNYNAS